The Arachis duranensis cultivar V14167 chromosome 2, aradu.V14167.gnm2.J7QH, whole genome shotgun sequence genome has a window encoding:
- the LOC107475913 gene encoding TATA box-binding protein-associated factor RNA polymerase I subunit B → MADIDPHTLTCHACGNVGLVDGDDGFFYCNRCGSRSEDVVDTAVDDNDLYKSGGASAGIYLASQQRYRTSTVGLKAEPISQYDSQSVLLRNLGLDDEDNQTPGRSNAVEVKREEENYAPLFGNIHSVPEDFADVAGANVLSFEDYQNEVRMRYVLGLQIMVQLQCEALVKEFKVTPLICGLMQPIWLRFVFGTGVFNDDWADQVIHDSEMQHEEEEPKDRKTRAKYRDEPYNLYGQRAVMIWFRALKKRIPPSCTLAVSFLACHVAREPVLPSDLIKGTLEAKIPYISAFVEIEKRLGRPSSACPISSSVMFKPQRVLMVLKLETFAASIAQFIGLELPPVNFFGIARRYLQRLSLPSEKILPHVSRIYEWAMPPDLWLSLSERHFKLPIHVCVMSILVVAIRMLFNINGSGEWEKSLSNKGNTKDNGEKGTAFSPRDRPNSSEEDSDKDKMKQQENELDTSGLLQHLQAIYNDLADIQDYSKDLSTYLKHCRDVIFAGSEASYGNYKEEKMIEYLWNFYMNEKDTKPSVHGEQSNRSLNETRSRDNASVGRTSQRERTSKEHSNQPSLNDATSLENHLPENVDKDDGDNDKDNDSSKSFRGRDESDSNAHSSEKPHVKEAIARMKLDMEENRFYYIPPIVKKKRRHNYLHYVRKIDEGALEYVAHADYYILLRACARVAQVDVRIMHIGVLKLERRLAWLEEQIDECLQLKPEKISCKFCSDAAPENESDDVPGLSDLDI, encoded by the exons ATGGCTGATATTGATCCCCACACCTTGACCTGCCACGCCTGCGGAAACGTCGGTCTCGTCGACGGCGATGACGGATTTTTCTACTGCAACCGCTGCGGTTCCCGCTCCGAGGATGTTGTCGACACCGCCGTCGATGACAACGATCTCTACAAAAGCGGCGGCGCCTCCGCCGGCATATACCTCGCCAGCCAGCAGCGCTATCGAACTTCAACCGTCGGACTCAAAGCGGAACCAATCTCCCAGTACGACTCACAATCGGTTCTCCTCCGCAACCTCGGGTTGGACGACGAGGACAACCAAACCCCTGGCCGGAGCAACGCCGTCGAGGtgaagagagaggaggagaattACGCTCCGCTTTTCGGCAATATTCACTCTGTTCCCGAAGATTTTGCTGACGTGGCtggcgccaatgttctgagCTTTGAGGATTACCAGAATGAAGTTAGGATGAGGTACGTGTTAGGGTTGCAGATTATGGTTCAGCTTCAGTGTGAGGCGTTGGTTAAGGAGTTCAAGGTTACGCCTTTGATTTGCGGGTTGATGCAGCCCATTTGGTTGAGGTTCGTGTTCGGAACTGGTGTCTTCAATGATGATTGGGCTGATCAAGTTATCCATGACTCTGAGATGCAGCATGAAGAAG AAGAACCCAAAGATCGTAAGACACGGGCTAAATACAGAGATGAACCCTACAATTTATATGGTCAGCGTGCCGTGATGATATGGTTCAGGGCCTTAAAGAAAAGGATTCCACCATCCTGTACTCTTGCTGTTTCTTTTCTGGCATGTCATGTTGCAAGGGAACCTGTCCTGCCGTCTGACTTAATCAAGGGGACACTGGAAGCGAAGATTCCGTATATTTCTGCATTTGTTGAAATTGAAAAGCGTCTTGGACGGCCATCAAGTGCATGTCCTATTAGTTCAAGTGTGATGTTCAAGCCTCAGCGAGTTCTTATGGTGCTGAAACTAGAAACATTTGCTGCATCAATTGCTCAGTTCATAGGCTTGGAGTTACCTCCTGTGAATTTCTTTGGAATAGCACGTCGATATCTTCAGAGATTATCTCTTCCTTCTGAAAAGATTCTTCCTCATGTAAGCCGCATATATGAATGGGCCATGCCTCCAGATTTGTGGTTATCCTTATCCGAAAGACATTTTAAGCTACCTATTCATGTTTGTGTGATGTCAATTCTGGTTGTAGCAATAAGAATGTTGTTTAACATAAATGGTTCGGGAGAATGGGAGAAAAGTTTGTCCAACAAAGGTAATACCAAAGACAATGGTGAGAAGGGTACAGCTTTTTCCCCCCGTGATAGACCTAATTCTAGTGAAGAAGATTCGGATAAAGACAAAATGAAACAACAGGAAAATGAATTAGACACTTCAGGACTTCTCCAACACCTTCAAGCAATATATAATGATCTTGCAGATATCCAAG ATTATTCAAAAGACCTGTCAACATATCTCAAACACTGTAGGGATGTTATCTTTGCTGGGTCAGAGGCGTCATATGGGAATtacaaagaagaaaagatgaTAGAGTACTTATGGAACTTTTATATGAATGAAAAG GATACTAAGCCTTCAGTACATGGAGAACAATCTAACAGGTCTCTTAATGAAACAAGGTCGAGGGATAATGCATCGGTTGGTAGGACATCTCAGAGGGAGAGGACAAGTAAAGAACATTCTAATCAGCCATCTCTTAATGACGCCACCAGCCTTGAAAATCATTTGCCTGAAAATGTGGATAAAGATGATGGGGACAATGACAAGGACAATGATTCCTCAAAGAGTTTTAGAGGCCGTGATGAATCAGATTCCAATGCGCACAGTTCAGAAAAACCTCATGTCAAGGAAGCCATTGCACGGATGAAGTTAGACATGGAGGAGAATAGGTTCTACTATATACCACCTATTGTCAAGAAGAAAAGACGACACAATTATCTTCACTATGTGAGGAAGATAGATGAAGGTGCCTTGGAGTATGTTGCTCATGCTGATTACTACATCCTGCTTCGGGCTTGCGCTAGGGTCGCACAAGTTGACGTTCGGATTATGCATATTGGTGTGTTGAAGCTCGAAAGAAGACTTGCTTGGTTAGAGGAACAGATCGACGAATGCTTGCAGTTGAAACCAGAGAAAATTTCGTGCAAGTTCTGCAGTGATGCGGCCCCTGAAAATGAATCTGATGATGTACCTGGGCTGTCAGATTTGGATATTTGA
- the LOC110278064 gene encoding multiple organellar RNA editing factor 3, mitochondrial — MLRTHFDGFNITELPGVLWVLPDSYLDVPNKDYGGDLFVDGKVIPRPQYRYSERQPTRSRPRPRHDRRRETMQVERRDPVQRQEWNQSQGGPMQQSTPMNSQNSPSGGPKC, encoded by the exons ATGCTTCGTACACATTTTGATGGTTTCAACATAACAG AGTTACCTGGAGTTCTTTGGGTGCTGCCGGATTCATATCTTGATGTTCCCAACAAGGACTATGGG GGTGACTTATTTGTTGATGGGAAAGTGATTCCAAGGCCGCAGTATAGATATTCTGAGAGGCAACCAACTAGGAGCAGACCTCGGCCACGGCATGACAGGCGTCGTGAAACAATGCAGGTTGAAAGGAGAGACCCTGTTCAAAGACAGGAATGGAACCAAAGTCAGGGAGGACCTATGCAGCAATCGACTCCAATGAACAGTCAAAACTCTCCTTCTGGTGGACCAAAATGTTAA
- the LOC107475914 gene encoding sodium/hydrogen exchanger 1, whose protein sequence is MMALNSSLGVMKLEMFSSSPDSTSVDSITLFVLLLCACVLIGHLLEKSRWMTESVVALIIGLFTGTIILMTTRGKSSHILVFDEELFFIYLLPPIIFNAGFQVKKKQFFRNFLAIILYGVIGSLISFLIVSLGSLQLFKTLDLDLMGLADYFALGAVFSATDSVCTLQVLNQEETPLLYSLVFGEGVVNDATSVVLFNAIQKFDLSHITSVNVLQFIGNFFYLFLTSTFLGVVVGLLSAYIIKKLYFGRHSTDREIALMILMAYFSYMLAELLDLSGILTVFFCGIVMSHYTWHNVTESSRITSRHAFATFSFVSEIFIFLYVGMDALDMEKWRFASNSPWTLLGACGILLCLVLLGRAAFVFPLSFIANLFRKSKADKIAFKQQVVIWWAGLMRGAVSIALAYNKFTRKGHTQLQGNAIMITSTITVVLFTNVVGGLLTKPLIRSLLVGNSMSSDSFSSKTLPLLSSRQESESNIDTGNPIDSSQVVHHYWRRFDDRFMRPMFGGRGFVPVVPSSPTEGSSLH, encoded by the exons ATGATGGCTTTGAATTCAAGCTTAGGTGTTATGAAATTGGAGATGTTTTCGTCGTCGCCGGATTCAACCTCGGTGGATTCCATTACTCtgtttgtgcttcttctttgtGCTTGTGTTCTCATTGGCCATCTTCTAGAAAAGAGTCGATGGATGACTGAGTCAGTTGTTGCCCTAATTATT GGTCTTTTCACCGGAACCATAATTCTAATGACAACTAGGGGGAAAAGTTCGCACATTTTGGTGTTCGATGAGGagcttttctttatttatcttCTTCCGCCAATTATATTCAATGCAGG GTTTCAAGTGAAAAAGAAACAATTCTTTCGGAACTTTTTGGCCATTATTTTGTATGGTGTTATTGGAAGTTTAATATCATTTCTCATCGTATCTCTTG GTTCCTTACAGTTGTTCAAAACATTGGATCTGGATTTGATGGGCTTGGCAGATTATTTTG CACTCGGAGCTGTATTCTCAGCGACAGATTCTGTGTGCACATTACAG GTGCTTAATCAGGAAGAGACACCTCTCCTATATAGTCTAGTTTTCGGTGAAGGCGTGGTCAATGATGCAACTTCCGTGGTTCTTTTTAACGCAATCCAGAAATTCGACCTCTCACATATCACCTCAGTCAATGTCTTGCAGTTCATCggcaatttcttttatttattcctGACAAGCACTTTCCTGGGAGTAGTG GTTGGCTTGCTCAGTGCTTACATTATAAAGAAGTTGTACTTTGGCAG GCATTCAACTGACAGAGAAATCGCGCTTATGATCCTGATGGCTTACTTCTCTTATATGTTGGCTGAA CTTCTTGATTTGAGTGGGATCCTTACTGTGTTCTTTTGTGGGATTGTCATGTCCCACTATACCTGGCATAATGTTACCGAAAGTTCTAGGATCACAAGCAG GCATGCTTTTGCAACCTTTTCTTTCGTGTCCGAGATTTTCATCTTCTTGTATGTTGGTATGGATGCCTTGGACATGGAGAAGTGGAGATTCGCCAGCAATAG TCCATGGACATTACTTGGGGCCTGTGGAATACTGCTTTGCTTGGTTCTGCTCGGAAGGGCCGCTTTCGTGTTCCCCCTTTCATTCATAGCTAATTTGTTCAGGAAATCCAAGGCTGATAAGATTGCATTCAAGCAGCAG GTTGTAATATGGTGGGCCGGGCTCATGCGAGGCGCTGTATCCATTGCACTTGCATATAATAAG TTTACTAGAAAGGGGCATACTCAACTGCAAGGGAATGCTATCATGATCACCAGCACCATCACAGTTGTTCTATTCACTAATGTG GTGGGTGGATTACTAACCAAGCCTCTGATAAGGTCATTGCTTGTTGGGAACTCGATGTCATCTGACTCATTTTCTTCCAAGACACTGCCACTTCTCTCAAGTAGACAAGAATCAGAATCCAACATAGATACCGGCAACCCCATCGATTCAAGCCAAGTTGTCCACCATTATTGGAGAAGGTTCGACGACAGGTTCATGCGTCCGATGTTCGGAGGCAGAGGGTTTGTACCTGTCGTTCCAAGTTCACCTACAGAAGGTAGTAGTCTACATTAG